GGCTAATGCTAGTCCAATTCCAACACTGGCAAAAtcggaaccactagttccgccctGAGTCGGTGTTGTTAGGAGTATTTCGGATTCGTTCggaattatgatgatgatgatgatgacccaCCCTACAAAGGATTGAGATGTTCGAAATATCTTGCAATAATTTGGTAAAGctacaaatattcaaacgagTAGATGTTTGAGAGCTGAGCAAAGCATAAAGGTATGACGAGTTATTAGCCCGATCAACACCAATATCATCAtcacatagaaaaaaaatatcatcatcaCCTAGAGTTGACAATTGACAATACATTTAGACTACATTAGCTCTAACAAATTCAGAGCACAATTTTCTGAACTCAGATAACGAACCAGCATTGACAATTTCCTGTGGCATTCTGTTGTAATACTGGATACCTTTGTGAAACAAAGAATTTCTGGCTCCTGCAGTCATATAGTTTGGCACTCTTGGAGCATTAGCTCCCCGTGTAGCGTAATTGTGAATGTATACTCCTCTCACGACTCTTTGCGTAGGATATGAAGGTAGACGTCTTTTTATTAGATTATCAATGAATATCATTGTCTGATACGTCACTCTCTGtgtctggacgactccggatgactctggacgactccagatgaatCCTGACGACTTCAAGAGGCTCCGAGAGGCTCCGGATGATTCCAAACGGCTCCGGATTATGCTGAGCGGAACTTACTTCCAGAGTCGGTGCCGAAATTgttggagtcggatcggagtcatCTCCGGatgtttgccaactttacccatcactagtctcAACAGCGTGTACCGCTCGCCGGCCCTTAATCAGCATCAGGGGGTCGCTTCTTATCGCTTCTCTCCGCTCAAGCCTCGCGATGGCCATCTTTGTTTACTAGCCACACACAGGAGACAGCACGTAGCACGTCGATGCAAGCGTTCGCTTCCGTCCGTTTTCCTTCAATTCCCCGCCGATGATGGGTTGGAGGCTCGGGACACGGACAGTCTGCTGCAAGCTGTCGGTACTGGTGGACGCCCCGGACAACTATTGGGTTTTTGTAGCCTAGCCTACTAGAGTCTAATTACTAGCCAGAGCACAACCAAACACGCCATGAACCAAAGGAAAAGGGAGATAAACTTTAACAAGCAGGACTCGCGCACCCTGCTGCAGGTGCTCGAGGACCAGAAGCTGATGGAGGCGATGAAGCAGTCGCGGCTGGCGCTCGAGGGCAGGGCGTCCTTCGCGCCATTAGCGCTTGATGACGCCGACGAGCTCGGTACGGCAAAGGAGGGCGAAGAGGACTACAAACGTAGAACTAGTAGAGCCTAGGGGAagctgtttgcttgtttttggttgttgtaatAATGTTTACCTTGTTACCgtctctcttcctcttctcgttctctctctctctctccacagTACAGGGTAACGAGTCTCCGGCGGGAcatgccggtgccggtggaggcggtggcggcggcggcgtcggcCCTGCCGGTGTACTTAGCGGTGCACTCAGCCTGTCCCAGGAGGATATCGTGGGCGTGCTGCCGAACGAAATATCTGCCCCGTACGAGGTGCCCCAGTTCCCGATCGAGCAGATCGAGAAGAAGCTCCAGCTGCAGCGCCAGCTGAACGCCAAGTAAGTTCTGAACGGGAAAAAGAAACCAGAATAACAACTAAAAATGCGTTGCGCAATTGAAGGGACTGGGTCCCTGGGCAAGCGGTTGGATGTCGAGAAGCCGATAATCGAAAGACAGTGGGTGGGTGGGGCCAAAGATGAGCGATGAAGGTTTTGCGTTTTAGCGCCCTCCCGGGGGAGAAGCCATGCTACTCCAGCTTTTGTCTTCTTCGTTGACATTGAAGGCCACGCACGCACGCGACCGTACTGGTACTGCTTGGCGTCATTCGCGTGTGAAACAGGGCTGCCAGGACCCAGGaagggtttgtttgtgtgtgtgtatgtgttgtggtCATTTAATCCAATTTAACAAAGGAACGGTCAAACTCCCCCGGCGGGCAAAGGACGGCAGCCCACACGGCCAGTGCGTCTCGGCGAGCGATGTTGGGCAGTGCGAGCGATACGAAGAAATGGCTGTCCGAGCGCGACCTGCTACGGTTAGTGTCGGTGTTCCGAGCGTTCGGTGGTGCCTCCTGTTATCTGTGTGTTTGGGGTTTTGTCTGGAGAAATTCGTCCGAAACGCGGATTCCGTGTGCCAAAAACAGCACCGCGGAAAGTTACAACGACCTGTTGGTTATGGGCTACGGTTTAATCTTGGAGCGCTTGGAGTCGGGCACGTCTGTCAGTCTTGCCTTGATAAGCAtcattcaacacacacacgtatacgCGGGCGAGGTGATAACGACTCCACAGACTCCACCGCGAGACAGAGCGCGCATCACATCAACCAAACTACCCTCAGTTGCAAAAACATATCCCTtccgtgtgttttgtgtgcgtgagtgtgtgtgtgtgtgtgtgtctggctATTTTTGCACTCGACCTGTGCACACACCGTGTCCCACAAGCCCTGGGCTGTCCCGTGCGGGTGTCGGGGACGTGTTGATAATTAGTGAATTGGAAAATCGCTTGACCGATCAATTAACCAATCGATCCGTGAGTGGTGGTGTGCTGGCTACATAATGCCTTCCCACCTTCCCACAAAAGCCCCAAACCCCGGCCCATCCCCATCATCATGGAAGGGGTGGGTGACGCTGGTATACAGCTCAGTACAACACACCGCACGACACACACCGCGCTCAGTACGGTCCGGCAGCTCGAATCGTGCAGTCGTCGTGGTGGTCGCCGCCCCTGCTTCGTGCGTCCTGTGCCTGAActctcctttttcttcttcttcttcttcttcttcttcttcttcacacacacaccaacatacAGGGTGATGGAGCAGGATCGGCACTCGATCGCACCGGAAGTCCACCCGGACGAGCAGCTGCCGTTCGACGAGCATGACTTCGTCGCCCACTTTCAGCGCGTGTCGATCTCGGGCGAGGACACCAGCGGCGTCCCGCTGGACGATCTCGAGCGGGCCTCCACGCTGCTGGTGAAGGCGCTCGAGCTGCGCGAGAAGTACATGCGCAACTCGCACCAGGCGTTCCCGCAGACGACCGCCCGCTTCCTCAAGTCGACCCACTCGAGCACGATCACGCACCAGGAGCGCAAATCCATCGCGGGTAAGTAGGCTGGTGATTGcggggaggggtggggggttGATGGGAAAGGGCATTAGGAAGGTGAAGAAGGGTGAAGGCCCACGAAGCAATTAGTTTTTAGAGTTAATGTCATTAggttttttaatcttttccaATTCGTTTTTtctagttttattttcttcatttgaaattctccttttttttcctctttcttaCTTGGtgtatttctattttttgctttttgttatcTCTCTATCTGTTAGTTGTGTTATTTTCTCTTATTCTGTTGTGTGGTCTATTATGAGTTTTCTATCTTTTTGTCACAGTGTCTTACCCATTTCCATTATATAGTCTTCTTTTTACTAGATAGTCTGTTCATCTAGTTTGTTCGTCTTTGTTGTGCTCTAATTTCCATCGCACCGTTTGTTCTCTTCCCTTGTTTTTTAaatcctctttttttcttaatttgtttGCTTAACATGTTTCATGCAAGTACCTTCACTACCCCAATATTCCGGTTTTGTTGCTCTGTTCTGCAAGCGGACACCGACACAGCAACGGACATCTCCGTCCCGTTTCGGTCTCTTCGGTGTGGGTTGCGTAGCTGTAGTTCCctctgttggttttgtttttttttgttgttgttgttgttgcactgTAATCTAATCGCCCGAGAAGCCGAGCCGAGATTGAGCTAGCATGAGATTAGCCACTGTTTGCCTGTTTCGCTTGGGACACCAGGCAGTGCCCCCAAAAGGATGTCTCGCCATTTAGGATGTAGGTCGCCCCGACCCAAACGACTTCGTTCACTGACCgaggattttgttttcttcttcctcttctttccttatctcaccacacacacacacacacacaccatccagACCATCCAGTCAATCCGCCCCAGAGCACGCAGTCGCCGTGGGTGGTGGAGATACCGGAGGATCTGAACTACAGCATCCGCCCGGTGCACGGCGTGTTCGAGGTGTTCCCGACGGCCGAGTCGACCGAACCGCTGCCCTACCAGTACACCCGCCTGCCCGACTTCGTGCAGGACATGCAGATGATGTGCTCGATGATAGCGGACGGGCCGCTCAAGTCGTTCTGCTACCGGCGGCTCAGCTACCTCTACTCCAAGTTCCAGCTGCACGTGCTGCTGAACGAGCTGCGCGAGCTGGCGTCGCAGAAGGCGGTCCCGCACCGGGACTTTTACAACATCCGCAAGGTGGACACGCACATCCACGCGGCCAGCTGCATGAACCAGAAGCATCTGCTGCGCTTCATCAAGAAGACGCTGAAGAACAGCGCGGACGAGGTGGTGACGGTGACCAAGGGTACGCCGATGACGCTCGCGCAGGTCTTCCAGTCGATGAACCTGACCACGTACGACCTGACGGTGGACATGCTGGACGTGCACGCGGACCGCAACACGTTCCACCGGTTCGACAAGTTCAACGCGAAGTACAATCCGATCGGCGAGTCGCGGCTGCGCGAGGTGTTCCTCAAGACGGACAACTACCTGAACGGGAAGTACTTCGCGAACATCATCAAGGAGGTGGCGAGCGACTTCGAGGAGAGTAAGTACCAGAACGCGGAGCTGCGGCTCTCGATCTACGGCAAGTCGCCGGACGAGTGGTACAAGCTGGCCAAGTGGGCGATCGACGGCAACGTCTACTCGGACAACATCCGCTGGCTGATACAGATACCGCGCCTGTAGTAAGTAGTGCTGTGGAGGGGGTGATGATGCCTCATCAtccttgttttttgtgtgtttttgtttctagcTCCTACCAATGAGATCattctttcttcttcacttTTCCATCCCACTCCGCCCACAGTGACATCTTCAAGACGAATCAGCTGATGAGCTCGTTCCAGCAGATACTGGACAACGTGTTCAAGCCGCTGTTCGAGGCGACCAACAACCCGAGCAAGCATCCGGAGATACACACCTTCCTGCAGTACGTGATCGGGTTCGACTCGGTGGACGACGAGTCCAAGCCGGAGAACCCGCTGTTCGACGGAGACGTCACGCCGCCCGCCGACTGGACGGACGTGGAGAACCCGCCGTACGCGTACTACATCTACTACATGTACGCGAACATGACGGTGCTGAACCACttccgggcggcgcgcggcaTGAACACGTTCGTGCTGCGGCCGCACTGCGGCGAGGCCGGCCCGGTCCAGCACCTCGTCTGCGGCTACCTGATGGCGGAGAACATCTCgcacgggctgctgctgcgcaaggTGCCGGTCCTGCAGTACCTCTACTATCTCGCCCAGATCGGCATCGCGATGTCGCCGCTGTCGAACAACTCGCTCTTTCTCAACTACGACCGCAACCCGTTCCCGGAGTATCTCGCCCGCGGGCTGGTCGTCTCGCTCTCGACCGACGATCCGCTCCAGTTCCACTACACCAAGGTAAGGCCAGCGGACTCATTCACATTGTCCTTTGCGCTCACGCGTGTCTGATCACCACCGTTCTTCTCCTGCAACAGGAACCGCTGATGGAGGAGTACAGCATTGCGGCCCAGGTGTGGAAGCTCAGCTCGTGCGACATGTGCGAGCTCGCCCGGAACAGCGTGCTGATGTCCGGCTTTCCGCACAAGATGAAGCAGCACTGGCTCGGGCCGAACTATACGCGCGAGGGCGTCGCCGGCAACGACATTACGCGCACGAACGTGCCGGACATACGCGTCGCGTTCCGGTACGAGTcgctgctggacgagctggCCAACATCTTCAAGGTGAACAACGAGCAGAAGATGCAGTACGCGTCGCAGCAGTAGGTGCGGGAGGAGCGCTCTCCTCCTAACCTCCTCCATTCATTGCGCACACGCTTGGTGAACAGATCATCCcacggttttgttgttttttttttttacttcctgCTTGTTTGTGCTCGGTGTTTGCTACTTTTCTTCGgttcttctttatttttttctccttcttcacACGAGCATCCGAGTAGGATCTTCCGTTGTTCCGATGATTTAGGACACCTGAGCGCAGCACCAAAGCGGGCATAACCTAACCGGAAGAGGCCACCCTCTCAATCGCGCAGCTCGTTCTGTATGCGTGTCTGCGCCTATTCTCATTAATTGTAATTTATaatacaaaacaacagcaaccacatAACCGCCACAAACCAAAACTTTAAGAACCAAtcgatgataaaaaaaatcactcacacatacacagttaCACTATATAAACagttaataaaatgaaattatatACCAGTCTATATTGATAAAGAGAGCAAGACACAGAGCATTATATGCAATTAATAGGGGAAGGTAAGTACAGACTAACGATGGGttaagttggcaaaaatcaggagtcgactccgatccgactccgacaaTTTTGGAACCGACTTGGGAAGGTAGGTCCATCCAGCACCACCCGGGACCTTTGGAATCTTCTTGGAGCTGTCCACAGTCCAGAGAGTCATCGAGAGTTCGGAGTCTTGCGGAATCGGcgagagtcgtccggagtcgtgtGGAGTCGGCTGGAGTCGTGTGGaattggagtcatccggagttgtccggagtcattcggaattATACGGAGTTATCCgaagtcattcggagttgtccagagtcgtccggagttttAATCGCGCGTAGTAGCAGTTGTCCGTagccggagtcatccgaagttgGAGTTATTCAAAGTTATTCGGGGTTATCCGGAGTTGCCCAgggtcatccggagtcggagcGACCCTgcatcggagtcgtccagagtcggagtcaaccggagtcgtccggagtcgtgtGGAGTCGACTGGAGTCGTgtggagttggagtcatccggagttgtccggagtcattcggaattATCCGGTATTATTCGGAGTTGATCAGAGTCATTCAGTTCAGTTATCGCAGTTGGAATCGGATTAACTGTTGTGATATACGCGCTACTTAACAATGGCCAACAACGCGCGAAGGGTTTAAGCGTAAGATGAGGATAAAATCCGTGTATTCACAAATATTCTTTGCCCGCCTGATTGCCCGTACCGAGTGCCCGACCGCCACTCGGTTCCCGTTTGATGCCCTCTCATTCTCCCGAGAGACCCGACCtcctacactcacacatcacACGAAGACCCTTGCCTGTCATCGGTAACATTAACATTAACGATAGCCGGAGTTGtgcggagtcgtctggagttgaaGTCTTCTGGAGTCGGTGTTGTCGGAGATGAAACCGGATTATCAATAGCCGGAGATGTCCGGAGTCGGTCGGAGTTGTCGGAGATGGAATTGGATTGACAATAGACTACAGCTgtagttgtccggagtcgtctggagttggagTCTTGTGGAGTTGGTGTTATCAGAGTTGGAATCGGATtaacaatagccggagtcgTCAATGAAGGAATTGTAAACGTCGCTTCCAACAcatcgtagaatgcagaatgTAAAAATCTATTGAAACATCAGGCATTAACAGCAGATGTTGCTCTAGATCAGAGGTTTTCAACCTTTTTGCATCTAGATTTGATTGTGGGGGTACAGTCCAGTTATTGCCCAATTAAAAACGTCAAATTCCCCACTTGGGAGAAATTTCACAACGGTTGAAACCCGCTGCTCTCGATTATTCAAGGTGGAAATGAAGCAAGTCTGCGGCCGAAGCATGTTTGGTGGTTTCAACTTTATGATCTTTGAAATCCCAAGGCATCTGTTATCTATTCCTCAACGATGTCATATAAATATCCCTGCTTCTCGTTGATCTAACACAAGAGCATGTggtccaagtcgtgacaagatattggttTTCGTGAGATGCCTCGTCAACATCGAGCGAGTCGTAGCATACCGTATGGCTGCTATTTTGACCCGCTTCTCGCATATTGCAATGCC
The Anopheles arabiensis isolate DONGOLA chromosome X, AaraD3, whole genome shotgun sequence DNA segment above includes these coding regions:
- the LOC120905584 gene encoding AMP deaminase 2 isoform X1, encoding MNQRKREINFNKQDSRTLLQVLEDQKLMEAMKQSRLALEGRASFAPLALDDADELVQGNESPAGHAGAGGGGGGGGVGPAGVLSGALSLSQEDIVGVLPNEISAPYEVPQFPIEQIEKKLQLQRQLNAKVMEQDRHSIAPEVHPDEQLPFDEHDFVAHFQRVSISGEDTSGVPLDDLERASTLLVKALELREKYMRNSHQAFPQTTARFLKSTHSSTITHQERKSIADHPVNPPQSTQSPWVVEIPEDLNYSIRPVHGVFEVFPTAESTEPLPYQYTRLPDFVQDMQMMCSMIADGPLKSFCYRRLSYLYSKFQLHVLLNELRELASQKAVPHRDFYNIRKVDTHIHAASCMNQKHLLRFIKKTLKNSADEVVTVTKGTPMTLAQVFQSMNLTTYDLTVDMLDVHADRNTFHRFDKFNAKYNPIGESRLREVFLKTDNYLNGKYFANIIKEVASDFEESKYQNAELRLSIYGKSPDEWYKLAKWAIDGNVYSDNIRWLIQIPRLYDIFKTNQLMSSFQQILDNVFKPLFEATNNPSKHPEIHTFLQYVIGFDSVDDESKPENPLFDGDVTPPADWTDVENPPYAYYIYYMYANMTVLNHFRAARGMNTFVLRPHCGEAGPVQHLVCGYLMAENISHGLLLRKVPVLQYLYYLAQIGIAMSPLSNNSLFLNYDRNPFPEYLARGLVVSLSTDDPLQFHYTKEPLMEEYSIAAQVWKLSSCDMCELARNSVLMSGFPHKMKQHWLGPNYTREGVAGNDITRTNVPDIRVAFRYESLLDELANIFKVNNEQKMQYASQQ
- the LOC120905584 gene encoding AMP deaminase 2 isoform X2: MNQRKREINFNKQDSRTLLQVLEDQKLMEAMKQSRLALEGRASFAPLALDDADELVQGNESPAGHAGAGGGGGGGGVGPAGVLSGALSLSQEDIVGVLPNEISAPYEVPQFPIEQIEKKLQLQRQLNAKVMEQDRHSIAPEVHPDEQLPFDEHDFVAHFQRVSISGEDTSGVPLDDLERASTLLVKALELREKYMRNSHQAFPQTTARFLKSTHSSTITHQERKSIAVNPPQSTQSPWVVEIPEDLNYSIRPVHGVFEVFPTAESTEPLPYQYTRLPDFVQDMQMMCSMIADGPLKSFCYRRLSYLYSKFQLHVLLNELRELASQKAVPHRDFYNIRKVDTHIHAASCMNQKHLLRFIKKTLKNSADEVVTVTKGTPMTLAQVFQSMNLTTYDLTVDMLDVHADRNTFHRFDKFNAKYNPIGESRLREVFLKTDNYLNGKYFANIIKEVASDFEESKYQNAELRLSIYGKSPDEWYKLAKWAIDGNVYSDNIRWLIQIPRLYDIFKTNQLMSSFQQILDNVFKPLFEATNNPSKHPEIHTFLQYVIGFDSVDDESKPENPLFDGDVTPPADWTDVENPPYAYYIYYMYANMTVLNHFRAARGMNTFVLRPHCGEAGPVQHLVCGYLMAENISHGLLLRKVPVLQYLYYLAQIGIAMSPLSNNSLFLNYDRNPFPEYLARGLVVSLSTDDPLQFHYTKEPLMEEYSIAAQVWKLSSCDMCELARNSVLMSGFPHKMKQHWLGPNYTREGVAGNDITRTNVPDIRVAFRYESLLDELANIFKVNNEQKMQYASQQ
- the LOC120905584 gene encoding AMP deaminase 2 isoform X3, with translation MSARGVLLKCDMNSSFDQPDPAIMSMSPRSPAILLNDFFSPEVQGNESPAGHAGAGGGGGGGGVGPAGVLSGALSLSQEDIVGVLPNEISAPYEVPQFPIEQIEKKLQLQRQLNAKVMEQDRHSIAPEVHPDEQLPFDEHDFVAHFQRVSISGEDTSGVPLDDLERASTLLVKALELREKYMRNSHQAFPQTTARFLKSTHSSTITHQERKSIADHPVNPPQSTQSPWVVEIPEDLNYSIRPVHGVFEVFPTAESTEPLPYQYTRLPDFVQDMQMMCSMIADGPLKSFCYRRLSYLYSKFQLHVLLNELRELASQKAVPHRDFYNIRKVDTHIHAASCMNQKHLLRFIKKTLKNSADEVVTVTKGTPMTLAQVFQSMNLTTYDLTVDMLDVHADRNTFHRFDKFNAKYNPIGESRLREVFLKTDNYLNGKYFANIIKEVASDFEESKYQNAELRLSIYGKSPDEWYKLAKWAIDGNVYSDNIRWLIQIPRLYDIFKTNQLMSSFQQILDNVFKPLFEATNNPSKHPEIHTFLQYVIGFDSVDDESKPENPLFDGDVTPPADWTDVENPPYAYYIYYMYANMTVLNHFRAARGMNTFVLRPHCGEAGPVQHLVCGYLMAENISHGLLLRKVPVLQYLYYLAQIGIAMSPLSNNSLFLNYDRNPFPEYLARGLVVSLSTDDPLQFHYTKEPLMEEYSIAAQVWKLSSCDMCELARNSVLMSGFPHKMKQHWLGPNYTREGVAGNDITRTNVPDIRVAFRYESLLDELANIFKVNNEQKMQYASQQ